TCAAGCCAGCCACAAAGGTTAAATTGGCGACATTTCCTGAGCCAGGCCAAGAAAAGCCGCCGGCAGTCGCGCGCCCTTGCGCTCCTTGAGGCAGTACAGATACTCCGGAATCTGCGGCGCATTCTCGATGGTCAGCACCTTCAACTGCGGGTCATGCGGCACTTCCTGCCGCGCAATGATGCTGATGCCGATATTGCGCAGCACCGCCTCGCGGATCGATTCACGGCTGCCGATTTCCAACAGCGGCCCATAACCGACGCCGGCGCCCTGCAATAGGTCTTCCGTCAGCCTGCGGGTGGTGGAGCCCGCTTCGCGCATCAGCAGCGTATGCCCGGCCAGCGCCGTCAATGGCACATGATCAAGCCGGGCCAGCGGATGGCTGCGATGCACCGCCAGCACCAAAGGATCAGTGCCCAGCACGCGGCGCACCAGACGCGAATCTTCCAGCAATTGCGACGAGGCGGCGACATCGACGCGGTAGTCGTCCAGCGCTTCGAGCACCTGTTGGGAATTGCCGATCTCCACCGACACTTCCACCTGCGGCAGGCGTTCGCGAAAGGCTTTGACCAGATCGAGGATGTAGTAAGGCGCGGTCGCAGCGACCCTCAGCGCGCCTTGAACCTGGCCGTTGTTGCGCAGGAAAAACTCGATATCCGCTTCCTGTTGCAACAGCGCCTTGACCATCGGCAACAGCCGCGCGCCCTCATCGCTCACCGTCAGACGGCGACCGCCACGGTAGAACAGTTCAACGCCGTATTGGCTTTCCAGGTTGCGAATCTGGGTCGTGACCGTGGGCTGGCTCAGGCCGAGTTTTTTCGCCGCCTGGGTGATGCTGCCCAGGCGGGCGACCTTGTAAAACGCCTTCAGCTCAGCACTCAGCACACCACCCTCTCACTGTTATTTGCGCAACAGGCGCAGGCCATTGAATACCACCAGCAGGCTGACGCCCATATCGGCGAACACCGCCATCCACATGGTCGCCATGCCCAGGAAGGTGACCGCCAGGAAGATCGCCTTGATCACCAGCGCCAGGGCAATGTTCTGCTTGAGGATACTCGACGTTTGCCTGGACAGCCGAATGAATGCGGGAATCTTGCGCAGGTCATCGTCCATCAATGCCACGTCGGCCGTCTCGATCGCGGTGTCGGTGCCCGCCGCCGCCATGGCGAAGCCGATTTCGGCGCGGGCCAGGGCCGGCGCGTCGTTGATGCCGTCGCCGACCATGCCGACGCGGTGGCCCTGGCCGTAGAGCATTTCAATGGCCTGCAGTTTATCGGTGGGCAACAAGTCGCCCCGGGCCTGATCAATACCGACCTGAGCGGCAATCGCCTGGGCGGTGTGGGTGTTATCGCCGGTCAGCATCAAGGTCTTGACGCCCAGATCGTGCAATTGCCGGATGGCTTCGCGGCTGCTGTCCTTGACGGTGTCGGCCACCGCGAACAAGGCCAGCGGGCCGGACTTTTCGAGCAGCAACACCACGGACTTGCCCTGTTTTTCCAGGGCGAAGAGTTTCTCCTCCAGCGCCGGCGAGCACAGCCCGAGGTCTTCCACCAGACGGTGGTTGCCCAGATGGTAGGTTTCGCCGTTGATGTCACCGCGCACACCACGCCCGGGCAATGCCTCGAAGTTATCCACAACGTGGGACGGCAGGTTTTTATCCACCGCCGCGTTGGCAATGGCCAAGGACACCGGGTGGTCGGAACGCCCCGCCAGACTCGCGGCCAGGGCCTGCGCGCTGTCCTGCACGGTGTCGAACAGCGGCACATAGTCGGTTTGCACCGGCTTGCCGTGGGTGATGGTGCCGGTCTTGTCCAGGGCCAGGTAGTCGAGTTTGTAGCCGCCCTCCAGGTATACGCCGCCCTTGATCAGGATGCCTTTGCGCGCCGCCGCCGCAAGGCCGCTGACAATGGTCACCGGGGTGGAAATCACCAGGGCGCACGGGCACGCGACTACCAGCAACACCAGGGCGCGGTAGATCCAGTCGAACCAGACGCCCGCCATGAACAGCGGCGGGATGACGGCCACGCCCAGGGCAAACAGGAACACCGCCGGGGTGTAGATTGTCGAGAAGCGGTCGACGAAACGCTGGGTCGGTGCCCGGGCGCCCTGAGCCTGCTCGACCGCATGGATGATCCGCGCCAGGGTGGAATTGTTGGCCGCTGCGGTCACTGTGTATTCCAGGGAACCGGCCTGGTTGATCGTACCGGCGAAGACTTTATCGCCCACAGTCTTTTCAATCGGCAGGCTTTCACCGGTGATCGGTGCCTGATCGATGGTGGATTGACCAGCAGTGACCTCACCGTCCAGACCGATGCGCTCGCCGGGCTTGACCCGCACAATGGCGCCAAGATCGATGCTTTTGACGTCCTGTTCCATCCAGGAACCGTCAGCCTGCCGCACCGTGGCCTGCTCCGGGGTCATCTGCATCAAGCCGCTGATGGCATTGCGTGCGCGGTCCAGGGACTTGGCTTCGATCAACTCCGCCACGGTAAACAGGAACATCACCATCGCCGCTTCCGGCCACTGGCCAATCAGCACGGCGCCGGTCACGGCGATACTCATCAGCGCGTTGATGTTCAGGTTGAGGTTTTTCAGGGCAATCCAGCCCTTCTTGTAGGTGGTGAGGCCACCGCTGAGGATTGACACCAGCGCTACCAGAGCGATCACCCAGGTCGGTGCAACGCCGCTGAAATGCAGGACCTCGGCGCTTAACGCCCCCACGCCCGACACTGCCAGCGGCCACCAGTGCTTCTTGGCAGGCGGCGCGGCGTCAGGGCTGCCTTCTTCAATCGGGTCGGCCTGCATGCCGATGGATTTGATCGCCTCGATGATCGGCGCGGTGCTCGGCAGATCGTGGGTGACGCCGAGGATGCGGTTGATCAGGTTGAATTCCAACTGCTGCACGCCGGCAAGCTTGCCCAGTTTGTTCTGGATCAAGGTCTGTTCGGTGGGGCAGTCCATCGCTTCGATGCGAAAGGTGCTCAGGCGCGAGCCGGCGGTGGGGGCGTCGCTCAGTTGCACCCGCGCAGGTGCCGGGGTGCCGGAACAACAGGCGCCGCCGTGGTCATGCACCGGCTTGAGCGTGTGCTCGCCGTGGTCGTGATCGTGGTCATGCTTGTTCGGGGTGTGGATGGAATCGCTCATCGTGTCGCGTCCGGAAAGGTGCCTGTTGCCAAGTAAAGACCCTGTAGCCACTATAGGGTCAAGCACCCATTTGGAGATTGCTGCGATGAAGATCGGCGAACTGGCCAAACTGACCGACTGCCCGGTGGAAACCATCCGTTATTACGAGAAGGAAGGCCTGCTGCCGCCTCCCGCCCGCACGGATGGCAACTACCGCGTCTACACCCAAGCGCATACCGAGCGGCTGATCTTTATCCGCAACTGCCGCGGCCTCGACATGACACTGGAAGAAATCCGCAGCTTGCTCAGCCTGCGCGACAGTCCCCAGGATCAGTGCGAAAACGTGAATGCGTTGATTGATGAACATATCCACCATGTAAAAGCGCGGATCGATGGGCTGCTGGCATTGCAGGAGCAGTTACTGGACTTGCGCCAGCGCTGCGGGGGTGGGGAGCAGTGCGCAATCCTGCAGCAGCTGGAAGTCAGCGGCGCGATTGCGGCCAGCGAGGCCGAGCCCTCGCATGTGGGCCGCAGCCATGGCCATTAGCCTCAAGTGAACACAGGCCAAAATGTGGGAGGGGGCAAGCCCCCTCCCACAGTTTTGACCGAGACAGGCCTTAGATCGCGACGTCAGCCTTGATGCTCGGGTCGGCGTCATAACCAACGATTTCGAAGTCTTCGAACTTGTAGTCATAAATCGACTCAGGCTTACGCTTGATTACCAGCTCCGGCAGCTTTTTCGGCGTGCGTGCCAGCTGGGTCCGAATCTGTTCCATGTGGTTGCTGTAGGCGTGAGTATCGCCAGTGGTGACGATGATCTCGTGGGGGATCAGGTCGCACTGCTGCGCCAGCATATGGGTGAGCAACGCCAGCGCGGCGGTGTTGTAGGGCAGGCCGAGGAAGACATCGGAGCTGCGGATGTACAGCTGCATCGACAGATGGCCGTCGTGCACGAACGCCTGGTAGAGCAGGTGACACGGTGGCAGCGCTTGCTTGCCGTTGCGCGCGTTTTCCTGGGGGCTCCTGGTTTCGTCCGGCAGGTATTCGACATTCCAGCCGTGGAACAGGATGCGGCGGCTGTTGGGGTTGGTCTTGAGCGTGTGCACCATGTAATCGATCTGGTTGATCGTGCCGCCGTCCTTGGTCGGCCAGGCGGTCCACTGCTCGCCGTACACCGGGCCCAGGTCGCCATCTTCGGTGGCCCATTCATCCCAGATGCGCACGCCGTTTTCGTTGAGCCATTTGATGTTGGTGTTGCCGCTCAACATCCAGATCAGCTCGTTGGCGATGCTTTTGAAGTGCAGCTTCTTGGTGGTCAGTAGCGGGAAGCCGTCGGCCAGGTTATGCCGATACTGGCGGGCGAACACAGCCTTGGTGCCGGTGCCGGTACGATCGCCCTTGGTCAGGCCATTGGTCACGACGTCGTGCAGGAGTTCGAGGTATTGCTTCATGTGATTACCCGTATCGTTGAAGCCAGGACCTCCTGGTCCTGGCATTCGAATTTAAAGCGCGGCGTTCTTCAGCGGTTGCGGACGGTTGTACGCCCACCACAACAGGCCCAGGCCCGCCAGGATCATCGGAATGCTGAGGACCTGCCCCATGGTCAGCCAGCCCCACGCCAGGTAGCCCAACTGCGCATCCGGCACCCGCACGAACTCGACGATAAAGCGGAAGATCCCGTAGAACAGCGCGAACATCCCGGAAACCGCCATGGTTGGGCGCGGTTTGCGCGAGAAGAGGTAGAGGATGAGGAACAGTGCCACACCTTCCAGGGCGAATTGGTACAGCTGCGACGGATGGCGCGGCAGTTGCGCCGGGTCGCTGAACGGCGGGAACACCATGGCCCACGGCACGTCGGTGGGCTTGCCCCACAGCTCGGCGTTGATGAAGTTGCCGATGCGCCCGGCGCCCAGACCGATGGGCACGAAGGGTGCAACGAAGTCCATCAACTGGAAGAACGACTTGCCGTTGCGCCGGCCAAACCACCAGGCGGCGATCATCACGCCGACAAAGCCGCCATGGAACGCCATTCCGCCCTTCCACACTTCGAAGATCAGCGTCGGGTTGGCGATATACGCCGACAAATCGTAAAACAGCACATACCCCAGGCGCCCGCCGACAATTACCCCCATCGACATCCAGAACACCATGTCGGAGAGTTTCTCCTTGGTCCAGGTCGGGTCGAAACGGTTCAGGCGCCGGGAAGCCAGCAGCCAGGCACCGCCGATGCCGATCAGGTACATCAACCCGTACCAATGGATTTTCAGCGGACCGATGGCCAGGGCCACCGGGTCGATCTGCGGGTAAGGCAGCATTGCGACTCCTCGTTAAACATTTAGTCATGACGCACCGGACCATGCCGATGCGCGATTAAGCCTGCGTTACAGCTGCGAGATCAAATTAAGAAGTTCACATACACACCAAACAGCCCGGCATGTTAACGGATGGAAGGTGCGCGGCCCAACTTCGTTGCGATGGAACGCCTGCGGTTGTGTGGGTAGAGTGGAGAAAAACACACAAGGGATCGCCCGATGTGCCTGATTGTTTTCGCCTGGCGGCCGGGCCACGCCCAGCCGCTGATCGTCGCGGCCAACCGCGATGAGTTCTACGCCCGGCCCAGCCTGCCCCTGGCGCAATGGCCGGATGCGCCCCAGGTCTACGCCGGCCGCGACCAGGAAGCCGGCGGCACCTGGCTGGGGGTCAACGCCGATGGACGCTTTGCCGCGCTGACCAACATTCGCGACCCGCACCAGCCACCGTCGCGTAAATCCCGTGGTGAGCTGGTGGCACGCTTTCTCAGCGGTTCGCTGCCAGTTGGCGATTATCTGGCGGACGTTAACGGACGTTCAATTGAATATGCCGGATTCAACCTGCTGGTGGGCACACCGGAAGAGCTGTGGCATTACAACGCCAACGACACCGAGCCGACGCGCTTGAAGGCAGGCGTTTATGGATTATCCAATGCAGGACTGGATACGCCCTGGCCGAAGTTGCTCAAGGCCAGGGCGGCCCTCGCAGACATCCTCGACGATCCGCAGCCGCAGGCGTTGCTGGAGATTTTGAGCGACCCGCAGACCGCACCGTTTGCCGAGCTGCCGGATACCGGCGTCGGCCTGGCGACCGAGAGCCTGCTGTCGAGTGTATTTATCGCCAGCCCCAGCTACGGAACGCGGGCAAGCACGGCGCTGATTGTGAATGCCGACGGCACGCGGCGGATGGTGGAGCGCAGTTTCGGGCCGCAGGGTGGCCGGTTGGGCGAGGTCGAACTCAATTTCTGAATACACTGAAAATCAAATGTGGGAGGGGGCTTGCCCCCGATTGCGATCTGTCAGTTAAAACCCTTCTGACTGACACTCCGCTATCGGGGGCAAGCCCCCTCCCACATTTTTGATCAGCGCATGTCTCTAGAGAGTCTTGGCAGAAGCCGGATTGATCATCCGCGTCAGCCCCAAGTTCTTCAGCGCCAATTGCAGCGAGCTGTGGATAACTTGCGGGTTGTCGATAGTCATCAACTCGGCCAGCAAATCCTTGGCCATGCTCAATTCAACCTGGCGCAGCATCCACTTCACTTTCGGCAAGTTAGTGGCGTTCATCGACAGGCTGTCAAAACCCATCGCCATCAACAGCACCGCCGCTGCCGGGTCGCCAGCCATTTCCCCGCAGATACTCACCGGCTTGCCTTCGGCATGGGCGTCGCGCACCACGTGTTGCAGCGCCTGCAGCACGGCCGGGTGCAGGTAGTCGTACAGGTCGGCGACCCTTGGGTTGTTGCGGTCCACGGCCAACAAGTATTGCGTCAGGTCGTTGGAGCCCACGGACAGGAAGTCCACCTGCCGCGCCAGCTCCTTGGCCTGGTACACCGCCGCCGGAATTTCGATCATCACGCCAATCGGCGGCATCGGCACGTCGGCGCCTTCGTCGCGCACTTCGCCCCAGGCGCGGTGGATCAGGTGCAGGGCTTCTTCCAGCTCGTGGGTGCCGGAGATCATCGGCAGCAGGATGCGCAGGTTGTTCAGGCCTTCGCTGGCCTTGAGCATGGCGCGGGTCTGCACCAGGAAGATTTCAGGATGGTCGAGGGTGACGCGAATACCGCGCCAGCCGAGGAAAGGGTTGTCTTCCTTGATCGGGAAATACGACAGTGACTTGTCGCCGCCGATATCCAG
This genomic stretch from Pseudomonas orientalis harbors:
- a CDS encoding LysR family transcriptional regulator, yielding MLSAELKAFYKVARLGSITQAAKKLGLSQPTVTTQIRNLESQYGVELFYRGGRRLTVSDEGARLLPMVKALLQQEADIEFFLRNNGQVQGALRVAATAPYYILDLVKAFRERLPQVEVSVEIGNSQQVLEALDDYRVDVAASSQLLEDSRLVRRVLGTDPLVLAVHRSHPLARLDHVPLTALAGHTLLMREAGSTTRRLTEDLLQGAGVGYGPLLEIGSRESIREAVLRNIGISIIARQEVPHDPQLKVLTIENAPQIPEYLYCLKERKGARLPAAFLGLAQEMSPI
- a CDS encoding heavy metal translocating P-type ATPase, with product MSDSIHTPNKHDHDHDHGEHTLKPVHDHGGACCSGTPAPARVQLSDAPTAGSRLSTFRIEAMDCPTEQTLIQNKLGKLAGVQQLEFNLINRILGVTHDLPSTAPIIEAIKSIGMQADPIEEGSPDAAPPAKKHWWPLAVSGVGALSAEVLHFSGVAPTWVIALVALVSILSGGLTTYKKGWIALKNLNLNINALMSIAVTGAVLIGQWPEAAMVMFLFTVAELIEAKSLDRARNAISGLMQMTPEQATVRQADGSWMEQDVKSIDLGAIVRVKPGERIGLDGEVTAGQSTIDQAPITGESLPIEKTVGDKVFAGTINQAGSLEYTVTAAANNSTLARIIHAVEQAQGARAPTQRFVDRFSTIYTPAVFLFALGVAVIPPLFMAGVWFDWIYRALVLLVVACPCALVISTPVTIVSGLAAAARKGILIKGGVYLEGGYKLDYLALDKTGTITHGKPVQTDYVPLFDTVQDSAQALAASLAGRSDHPVSLAIANAAVDKNLPSHVVDNFEALPGRGVRGDINGETYHLGNHRLVEDLGLCSPALEEKLFALEKQGKSVVLLLEKSGPLALFAVADTVKDSSREAIRQLHDLGVKTLMLTGDNTHTAQAIAAQVGIDQARGDLLPTDKLQAIEMLYGQGHRVGMVGDGINDAPALARAEIGFAMAAAGTDTAIETADVALMDDDLRKIPAFIRLSRQTSSILKQNIALALVIKAIFLAVTFLGMATMWMAVFADMGVSLLVVFNGLRLLRK
- the cadR gene encoding Cd(II)/Pb(II)-responsive transcriptional regulator, producing the protein MKIGELAKLTDCPVETIRYYEKEGLLPPPARTDGNYRVYTQAHTERLIFIRNCRGLDMTLEEIRSLLSLRDSPQDQCENVNALIDEHIHHVKARIDGLLALQEQLLDLRQRCGGGEQCAILQQLEVSGAIAASEAEPSHVGRSHGH
- a CDS encoding thymidylate synthase, which produces MKQYLELLHDVVTNGLTKGDRTGTGTKAVFARQYRHNLADGFPLLTTKKLHFKSIANELIWMLSGNTNIKWLNENGVRIWDEWATEDGDLGPVYGEQWTAWPTKDGGTINQIDYMVHTLKTNPNSRRILFHGWNVEYLPDETRSPQENARNGKQALPPCHLLYQAFVHDGHLSMQLYIRSSDVFLGLPYNTAALALLTHMLAQQCDLIPHEIIVTTGDTHAYSNHMEQIRTQLARTPKKLPELVIKRKPESIYDYKFEDFEIVGYDADPSIKADVAI
- the lgt gene encoding prolipoprotein diacylglyceryl transferase; the encoded protein is MLPYPQIDPVALAIGPLKIHWYGLMYLIGIGGAWLLASRRLNRFDPTWTKEKLSDMVFWMSMGVIVGGRLGYVLFYDLSAYIANPTLIFEVWKGGMAFHGGFVGVMIAAWWFGRRNGKSFFQLMDFVAPFVPIGLGAGRIGNFINAELWGKPTDVPWAMVFPPFSDPAQLPRHPSQLYQFALEGVALFLILYLFSRKPRPTMAVSGMFALFYGIFRFIVEFVRVPDAQLGYLAWGWLTMGQVLSIPMILAGLGLLWWAYNRPQPLKNAAL
- a CDS encoding NRDE family protein; amino-acid sequence: MCLIVFAWRPGHAQPLIVAANRDEFYARPSLPLAQWPDAPQVYAGRDQEAGGTWLGVNADGRFAALTNIRDPHQPPSRKSRGELVARFLSGSLPVGDYLADVNGRSIEYAGFNLLVGTPEELWHYNANDTEPTRLKAGVYGLSNAGLDTPWPKLLKARAALADILDDPQPQALLEILSDPQTAPFAELPDTGVGLATESLLSSVFIASPSYGTRASTALIVNADGTRRMVERSFGPQGGRLGEVELNF